In Oceaniferula flava, the DNA window TAGTGGCCGCGCTGAACTTGCTCGTCGCGATCCTGAGCCATGCCATTGTCGCGCAGGTAATCGAAGCCGAATTCCGAGTTGGTGCCGTAGGTGATATCGCATTGATAGGCAACCCGGCGAGGCTGCGGATCCATGTCGCTCTGCAAACATCCGATGCTGAGGCCCAACGATTCATACAGCGCGCCCATCCATTCGGAGTCACGTTTGGCAAGGTAATCATTCACCGTGACCACGTGCACCCCAAGGCCGGTAAGGGCATTGAGATAGACCGGCAGGGAGGCCACGAGAGTCTTGCCTTCACCTGTCTGCATTTCAGAAATCAGCCCGCGGTGCAGGGCGATGCCTCCCACCAGCTGTACATCGTAGTGGACCATCTCCCAGGTCATCGGTTGGCCGCTGACGAGGATCTCGCTGCCACAGAGTCGACGTGCCGCATTTTTCACCACGGCATAGGCCTCGGGGAGAATCTTGAGCAAATACTTCGCTCGGGCGGCGGCGAATTGAGCTTCGATGTGCTGGAAGGCTGCCTTGGCGCTGGTAATGGATGCGCTGTTGGGCTCGACTTTTTTGGGCAATGACGAGAACTCCTTGCGCAGGGTGGCGAAGCGGGTTTCCAACGTCGTGGCCATTGCGCCGAGCTCCTCCGGTCCCATCCGCTCCAGCTCAAACTGGGTGACGCTTTCTAGCGGGTGGTATTTCGCCAGGTCCTGTTGCCACTGGCGTGTCAGCTCTTGCAAGCGTTCGGCCGGTTGCCGCTGGAGTTGTTCTTCGTGGGCGTTGATCCGATTCACGATCGGCTGGATCTTCGCGAGCTCACGCTGGTTTTTGTTGCCGAGGATTTTAGGAAATAAGGTGGTAATCATGGAATGAAATAAGTTGTGCGGATGCATGTCGATCCGCAGAAATGTTGTTTTGTTAGAAAAAGGCAGAGCCCTACCCAACAGGCAGGGAGTGGTCCCTCACACAAGGAGGGACGTTAGGGGCACACGCCAGCCGAGATAAAAACGATCAAGCCCCCCCGTCTGCGAATAGAACGCGAGGGGCTGGTCAGCTAAAGACGTGATGCGTAGGCTTAGCCACGCGGCGGTGCGCGACCGTAAACAGCGCTGCCACGACGGGTGACGACAAAGGGGCGCTGGTGGGAGCTCAGATCGGTCCGCTGAACCACTGGCGCTCTGAGCGAAACGCCACTGGCTGTGCAAGCCATGAGACCGGGGAAATCGCGGTCGGGTGACGTGGACGGAGACTCGTTGGTCGACAGCTGAGTGACGCTGCCGCCATTCACCTGCGATGATTTACGGAGTGAAACCTTAGTCGATGCCAGCGCGTTACAGCCCAACAAAGCCACCACCGCCAAGACCCAGGGGATCAATGCGTGAGGGTGAGCTTTCGAGCGTAAGGTGGTCATCGGAGATTCGACTCAAGATTCTAGAGGCTGATCGACTCCTCTAGAATCGGAGAGACCGAAAATTTGTCAAACGGTTTAATGCGGATGACGGAGGGAGCTTTGGAGCGCGCCGAGGTATCGGCGCTTATAAGCCGCGGGGATTGCTTGTTGGGTGAGAGGAGCTGGGAAAGCTTCCTCATGTGCCAAAGCGGCGATACCTCGCCGCCGTTTATAGTTACTTCGCAGTCAGGGCCTCGGCGGGGATGGCGGCGGCTTCTTGGGTTCCCGGGGTTTTCCACAGCAGGGCGGACTCAACAGCCTGACCTGATGTGCGCACGCTGAGGGTGAAGGGATGAAGGCCTTCTGTCAGGTTGAGCTTGCCGCCGCGCTGGTTGGATTCGGCGGAATCGGTGTCGGCGACGACGATGCCGTGAATGCGAAGCACTCCGCGAACACCTTTAGGCAGGCTGAACTGGTAGCGACCTTGCTGGTTCACCTTGATGGCTCCGGTGAACTGGGTATTGCCGGTGATGGCTTTGGTGTTCAGGGTTTTGACCGACTCACTGGGCACGGATGGATCTGAAATACGGATGGCGTAGGGGAACTTGCCTTCGATGCTCTGGCGCACCAGTTGCGGTGCTTGGGCGGCATCGATGGCGGGGATGGCCAGGCCGTCATAGGGGCGCTTGGCAGATTTGTTGGTGCCGTGCAGACGTGCCGATGCGGTGAGCCAGTGGAACTGGGACGGGATCCCTTTTTGACCTGCCAGATTGGTGCTTTCCTGAGGATCCTTCACCACATCGAAGACCATGAAGGGCGTGCTGGCGGTTTCCACATTGTAGCGGATGGCTTTCAGATTGCCTTCGCGCACGACCTGCATTTGGCCACGCTTGGCATTGCGGCGAGCGGCTGGGAATTCTGGATACGCCGGAGTTTTCTTGTGCTCGTAGTATTCGACGTAGATGCTCGACGGCTGTTGTTGGCCCTTACCAGTGAGGGTGGGGAGCAGGGAGACACCGTCGGTAACGGCTGGGGTGGGAGCCTTGGCGATGTCGCAGAGGGTCGCCATCCAATCGTGCATCTGAGAGGGGCTCTGGGTGATGCTGCCGGCTTTGATCACACCAGGCCAGCGCGCCAGAGCACCAGGACGGATGCCACCTTCCCAGCAATCGCGTTTGATTCCGGTGAAGGGGCCAAAGCTATCGAAGAAACCAGGTTTCAGTGGTTGCTCGATGTAGGACTCCTTGGACGGGCCGTGATCGCTGCTGAAGATCACCACGGTATTTTGATCCACTCCGAGATCCTTGATGGTCTGTAGCAGATCGGCCACGGAGTTATCGATGCGGCGGATCGACGAGGCATAGCGTTTGGCCACCTCGGTCCATGGCTGGAGTGGGGTGCTGGGATCGTTATCGTGATCGTATTTGCGCTCGGAGTAATCCGGGTGGATGTAGCTGTCCGGCTTATTGGAGGCGGTGTTGATCATTTTGCCGTCCTTGCCTAGCCACTGCATGCCGCCTTTGACGCCCAGGCCCTTGGGGTAGGGCATGGTGGCGATCTGCGTGGCGGCGTGCGGGGTGTCGTAGGACAGGAAAAGGAAAAACGGTTGGTCGGGTGACGTTTGCTGATGTTCGATCAGCCACTTTTTCGAGGCGGCGGTGAACAGATCGGTGGTGTAGCAACCTTTCAACTTGGCGCCGATCTCTTGGTTTTGTTCCCAGACCTCGGCGCGTTTTTTGAAATGGATCAGGTCGGCCGGGTAGTGCTCGTGGCCATCTTTGTGGCGGACTCCGCCGAGAAAGTAATCAAAACCACGCTTGGTGGGGTAGGCTGGCCAGCTCGATGGGTTTTTCCCTTTTCCCTGCAGTCCCCATTTGCCGATCAGGGCGGTGTGATAGCCTGCCTGCTTGAGGGTGGAGGCGAGCGTTGGCTGGTTTGGCAGTGCCTTGTCGAACTGGTTGTTACGGATGGCGGCGTTGCCTTGGTGTTGGCCGGCGAAGAGAGAGGCGCGTGATGGCGCACAGACGGGGGCAGCGACGTAATGAGCGCGGAGCTGGATGCCATCGGCCGCCAGCTGATCGATGTTCGGGGTGGAAAACCACGGTTTGTCCGCTTCATCCGCCTTCTCCCGAGCCTTTTGATTGAACACTCCGATGTCTCCGTAACCAAGGTCATCGCAGAGGATGAACAGGATGTTTGGCTTGTCGGCGGCCGTCAGGGGTGAGGCAAGCAGGGTGCAGAGGAAGAACGTTTTGATCGATTTCATAAGGTGTGGGGAATTCGTTGGGAGGAAAGGAGGCTAGGAAAAAAATCCCCCTAGACCAGCTGGCTAGAGGGAGGAGAAATTGGGGGGGAGATTAGAAAGGAATGTCGTCACTGGCGAGGTCCTCTGGTGAGGGTTCGACCTCCTGGGACGCTGGTTGAGCGCCTGTGGGTGCCTGATTGCCAGCGCTTTCTCCGCCTTGGATCTTCCAGCAGTTGAGGTTGACGTAGTATTTGCCCTTATACTCGTTGCCGCGGATATCGAAGTGGACGGTCACGTCTTGGCCGGGCTCAAATTTGTCGAGCCATGCGCACTTGTCTTTGACGATCTCAAACTTGATGTCCTGGGGGTAGTTTTCATCGGGGGTGGTGATGACAAACTCGCGTTTGCTGAACCCGCTGGGGAACGTTTGGGTATCGAGGATGACTTTGATTTTTCCGGTAGCTTCGTACATGCGCAAACTCTATTCAGGATCAGACCCGCAATACCACCGAAAAAATTGTCAACAGGGGCAGCCGCGCGGATGTTTGACTCTCGAAGGGTGGGCTGTCGCATTGCCGTCAGGTGCTTTGTTGGAGGTCGCGAGAAGACCGGTGATACGCACGAAGAAGGGGGATTCGGAGGGTAGGTTGAGACGTGTTGATACAACTTTCTCAAAATGAAACTTTACACTGTAAAGTTATTGTCGTATTAAACTTTCATGCC includes these proteins:
- a CDS encoding arylsulfatase, whose protein sequence is MKSIKTFFLCTLLASPLTAADKPNILFILCDDLGYGDIGVFNQKAREKADEADKPWFSTPNIDQLAADGIQLRAHYVAAPVCAPSRASLFAGQHQGNAAIRNNQFDKALPNQPTLASTLKQAGYHTALIGKWGLQGKGKNPSSWPAYPTKRGFDYFLGGVRHKDGHEHYPADLIHFKKRAEVWEQNQEIGAKLKGCYTTDLFTAASKKWLIEHQQTSPDQPFFLFLSYDTPHAATQIATMPYPKGLGVKGGMQWLGKDGKMINTASNKPDSYIHPDYSERKYDHDNDPSTPLQPWTEVAKRYASSIRRIDNSVADLLQTIKDLGVDQNTVVIFSSDHGPSKESYIEQPLKPGFFDSFGPFTGIKRDCWEGGIRPGALARWPGVIKAGSITQSPSQMHDWMATLCDIAKAPTPAVTDGVSLLPTLTGKGQQQPSSIYVEYYEHKKTPAYPEFPAARRNAKRGQMQVVREGNLKAIRYNVETASTPFMVFDVVKDPQESTNLAGQKGIPSQFHWLTASARLHGTNKSAKRPYDGLAIPAIDAAQAPQLVRQSIEGKFPYAIRISDPSVPSESVKTLNTKAITGNTQFTGAIKVNQQGRYQFSLPKGVRGVLRIHGIVVADTDSAESNQRGGKLNLTEGLHPFTLSVRTSGQAVESALLWKTPGTQEAAAIPAEALTAK
- a CDS encoding DUF3127 domain-containing protein translates to MYEATGKIKVILDTQTFPSGFSKREFVITTPDENYPQDIKFEIVKDKCAWLDKFEPGQDVTVHFDIRGNEYKGKYYVNLNCWKIQGGESAGNQAPTGAQPASQEVEPSPEDLASDDIPF